The Pelmatolapia mariae isolate MD_Pm_ZW linkage group LG9, Pm_UMD_F_2, whole genome shotgun sequence genome has a segment encoding these proteins:
- the pcolce2b gene encoding procollagen C-endopeptidase enhancer 2b — MPFTPPGENRRSSCSVFPTMWRTCSIFCAWTLLFLTEVCAQSQQRPIFTCGGNITGESGVIGSQGYPGVYPPNTKCVWRITVPEGKVVVLSFRFIDLENDNLCRYDYVDVYSGHVNGQRLGRFCGTFKPGALVSTGNKMLLQMVSDANTAGSGFLAVFSAAHSHERGDQYCGGRLVKPSGTFKTPNWPEKDYPAGVTCSWHIVAPKNQIIEVKFEKFDVERDNYCRYDHVSIFNGPEINDAKRIGKYCGDSPPAPVLSEGNQLLIQFLSDLSLTADGFIGHYKFRPKKFPTTTILPTTTTQPVTTRPIPLKYSVALCRQKCKRRGTLESNYCSSNFVITGTVITAVIRGGSMHATVSIINVYKEGNLAIQQAGKTMSTKIVILCKKCPVIRRGLNYIFMGQVDEEGRGKIAPHHFVMAFKTKNQKGLNVLINKQC, encoded by the exons ATGCCATTCACGCCACCGGGCGAAAACAGGCGAAGCTCCTGCTCCGTTTTCCCAACAATGTGGAGAACATGCAGTATTTTTTGCGCATGGACTCTACTGTTCTTGACAGAAGTCTGTGCGCAGTCCCAGCAGAG ACCAATCTTTACATGTGGCGGAAACATCACGGGAGAGTCTGGAGTAATCGGGAGCCAGGGGTACCCAGGAGTTTACCCTCCAAATACCAAATGTGTGTGGAGAATCACA GTCCCAGAGGGCAAGGTGGTGGTACTGTCATTCCGCTTCATTGATCTGGAGAACGACAACCTGTGTCGCTATGATTATGTGGATGTCTACAGCGGCCATGTCAATGGACAGAGACTGGGTCGCTTCTGTGGGACGTTCAAGCCAGGAGCCCTTGTTTCCACAGGCAACAAGATGCTCCTGCAGATGGTATCCGATGCCAACACTGCTGGGAGTGGCTTCCTGGCTGTTTTCTCTGCTGCCCATTCACATGAGCGAG GGGACCAGTACTGTGGAGGCAGGCTGGTTAAGCCCTCTGGGACTTTCAAAACACCCAACTGGCCTGAGAAGGACTACCCAGCTGGAGTGACCTGCTCCTGGCATATAGTAGCACCAAAGAACCAG ATTATTGAGGTGAAGTTCGAGAAGTTCGATGTGGAACGAGACAACTACTGCCGCTACGACCACGTCTCTATTTTCAACGGGCCGGAAATAAACGATGCGAAGAGGATTGGCAAATACTGCGGAGACAGCCCCCCAGC GCCGGTGTTGTCGGAGGGGAATCAGCTCCTAATCCAGTTCCTGTCAGATCTCAGCCTGACTGCCGACGGCTTCATTGGGCACTACAAGTTCAGACCAAAGAAATTCCCCACCACAACAATACTGCCTACAACTACCACACAGCCAGTCACCACCAGGCCAATAC CTCTGAAGTACTCTGTTGCCCTGTGCCGGCAGAAATGCAAAAGACGAGGAACGCTTGAGAGCAATTACTGCTCCAGCAATTTTG TGATAACTGGAACTGTTATTACCGCGGTGATTAGAGGTGGAAGTATGCACGCCACTGTCTCTATTATCAACGTGTATAAAGAAGGCAACCTGGCAATCCAGCAGGCAGGAAAGACAATGAGCACCAAAATCGTTATCCTGTGCAAAAAGTGCCCAGTTATCAGAAGAG GCTTGAACTACATCTTCATGGGCCAGGTGGACGAGGAGGGCCGCGGAAAGATCGCCCCGCACCACTTTGTTATGGCGTTTAAGACAAAGAACCAAAAAGGACTCAACGTTTTGATAAACAAGCAGTGCTGA